One stretch of Comamonas testosteroni DNA includes these proteins:
- a CDS encoding integrase, which translates to MPKRTKYPRLTALSRKNKNGKVRVYYYYYRRDLGHKDIPLGKDFETAVKKWEELSETGTMRSGTIGEALDRWEEKELIKYESTETKNGYIKHLQKLKPVFANATWDDVDLPTLRQYLDLRTGKTQGNREMSLLSIIWHKALVWGMTKKPWPAQGVKNWKNAEQAREFEVTAELFAAVYAQGDQVLRDGMDIATATAMRLKDVADVDLPVNGRLKRLANKTKRLKGAIEFIVADSPVLTRILARRLSIETDCTKLLCTPEGKAVSQRMLSDRWTEARDAAAYRAEVMGNKELGTTIRAMYLRDMRSFAADLAEDLDAASKLLDHNSKVTTRKHYRTKAQLLKTTR; encoded by the coding sequence ATGCCCAAAAGAACAAAATATCCTCGACTCACCGCCCTGTCGCGCAAGAACAAGAACGGCAAAGTTCGGGTCTATTACTACTACTACCGGCGCGATCTTGGGCACAAAGACATCCCCCTGGGCAAAGACTTTGAAACTGCCGTCAAAAAATGGGAGGAGCTGTCAGAAACCGGAACCATGCGCTCCGGCACTATTGGTGAGGCCTTGGATCGCTGGGAAGAAAAGGAGCTCATTAAGTACGAGAGCACAGAGACCAAGAACGGCTACATCAAGCATTTGCAGAAGCTCAAACCAGTGTTTGCCAATGCCACTTGGGATGACGTTGACCTTCCCACCTTGCGCCAGTATTTAGATCTGCGCACCGGCAAGACCCAAGGAAACCGCGAAATGTCTTTGCTTTCGATAATCTGGCACAAAGCACTGGTTTGGGGGATGACAAAAAAACCGTGGCCCGCCCAAGGCGTCAAGAACTGGAAAAATGCTGAGCAGGCACGCGAGTTCGAGGTGACTGCCGAGCTATTTGCCGCAGTCTACGCCCAGGGCGACCAAGTCTTACGCGATGGCATGGACATCGCAACAGCGACGGCCATGCGGCTCAAAGACGTCGCAGACGTGGATCTGCCCGTCAACGGCAGACTCAAGCGCCTGGCCAACAAAACCAAGCGACTCAAGGGCGCAATTGAATTCATCGTCGCTGATTCGCCAGTACTGACCCGAATCCTTGCGCGTCGATTAAGCATAGAAACGGACTGCACCAAACTGCTATGCACGCCTGAGGGAAAAGCTGTCTCACAGCGCATGCTTTCCGACCGCTGGACCGAGGCCCGCGATGCAGCGGCATACCGCGCCGAAGTCATGGGAAACAAAGAGCTTGGAACAACCATTCGCGCCATGTACTTGCGCGACATGCGCAGCTTTGCCGCCGACCTTGCCGAAGACCTTGACGCCGCCTCCAAGCTGCTCGATCACAACAGCAAAGTCACGACGCGCAAGCACTACCGCACGAAGGCGCAACTGCTCAAAACCACCCGCTAA
- a CDS encoding DUF4224 domain-containing protein — MTGFLTKEERRELTGYRNKNPQIAWLKSKGLPFQIDEDRLIVMRSHVQQWIEGKPLVKSKGVNFSAVK, encoded by the coding sequence ATGACCGGATTTCTCACGAAAGAAGAACGACGCGAGCTGACCGGCTATCGCAACAAGAACCCGCAAATCGCCTGGCTCAAATCGAAAGGCCTGCCATTCCAGATTGATGAAGATCGATTGATTGTGATGCGCAGCCATGTGCAGCAGTGGATCGAGGGCAAGCCCCTAGTCAAGTCTAAAGGCGTGAATTTCTCAGCAGTGAAGTAG